In a genomic window of Mageeibacillus indolicus UPII9-5:
- a CDS encoding SDR family NAD(P)-dependent oxidoreductase produces the protein MTQQTTSSIVPGNVSSTKVAVITGASSGIGEAVAAKLLKQGYIVYNLSRRANNTVLNIQCDVSQPEQIYAAIKQIAEEQGHIDLVVSNAGYGIAGSIEAAVSADLDRQLDVNLHGAIHLAKAVLPYLRKSCGRIIIVSSVAGAVPIPFQTAYSVSKAGLIALTLGLANELRGTGANAVAILPGDVSTGFTAARKPVDLSAEPLCYRERCAASLKRMENDELHGKPAEHIAAAIVKAAAVNHPKPLYPVDISYKAAVLLFRFLPIRLANYIVGKLYA, from the coding sequence ATGACTCAGCAAACCACCTCAAGCATCGTCCCGGGCAATGTATCTTCAACTAAAGTGGCCGTTATAACCGGGGCTTCCAGCGGTATCGGCGAAGCGGTCGCCGCAAAACTGCTGAAACAAGGGTATATTGTTTATAACTTAAGCCGCCGTGCCAATAATACCGTACTTAATATTCAATGTGATGTCAGTCAACCCGAGCAAATCTATGCTGCGATTAAGCAAATAGCTGAAGAACAAGGCCACATCGACTTGGTTGTCAGTAATGCTGGCTACGGTATTGCCGGCTCAATCGAAGCTGCCGTTTCGGCTGATTTGGATCGACAACTGGATGTCAACTTACATGGAGCAATTCACTTGGCCAAAGCCGTTTTACCCTATTTACGCAAAAGCTGCGGTCGCATTATCATTGTATCTTCAGTTGCCGGAGCCGTTCCTATCCCTTTTCAAACCGCCTATTCAGTCAGCAAAGCTGGGCTGATTGCCCTAACTCTGGGCTTAGCCAACGAACTTCGCGGCACCGGGGCGAATGCCGTAGCCATTTTGCCCGGAGATGTATCCACCGGCTTCACCGCAGCCCGCAAGCCCGTCGACCTCTCAGCCGAACCGCTGTGCTATCGCGAACGCTGCGCCGCTTCACTTAAACGCATGGAAAATGATGAACTGCACGGCAAGCCGGCCGAGCACATCGCCGCTGCGATTGTCAAAGCCGCTGCTGTCAATCACCCTAAGCCCTTGTATCCAGTAGATATTTCATATAAAGCAGCCGTACTCCTGTTCCGTTTTTTACCGATTCGTTTGGCCAACTATATAGTCGGAAAATTATACGCGTGA
- a CDS encoding MATE family efflux transporter, whose translation MNENKMGTMPENRLLITMALPIMVAMLISALYNIVDSIYVAQISENALTAVSLAFPIQMLFMAFNIGLAVGVNAVVARNLGRKNFSVAEHTAGNGVFLALCCAIASIVFSVFGSEPFMHLQTANADIAYGGIRYLKICMLLSGGLYFEIMFERILQATGRSLPTMIVQGFGAILNIILDPILIFGYCGFPAFGIAGAAYATVTSQLIAAIAAFIFNHIFNHDIHLKLKHLRPDSKILWEILRIGLPSSVMASIGSFLIFGLNTIIGRFSSTAVAVLGIYFKIQSFLFMPVFGLNNASIPIIAFNYGAEKPARIKKTVKLATVYAVMIMLFGFIGMQVFAAELIELFNPTPLMLTIGIPALRSISYSFPIAAVCVTFSGFFQALGHGTISMIVSVTRQLIVILPLAYIISLWGELSYIWWAFPIAEAVAFVMSAFAFHRLIQTTVNPLYIKD comes from the coding sequence ATGAACGAAAATAAAATGGGCACGATGCCCGAAAATCGCCTCCTGATTACTATGGCCCTGCCTATAATGGTTGCCATGCTCATCAGTGCACTTTATAACATTGTCGACAGCATTTATGTAGCTCAGATCAGTGAAAACGCATTGACAGCGGTTTCCCTGGCTTTTCCGATCCAAATGCTGTTTATGGCTTTTAATATTGGCTTAGCTGTGGGAGTTAATGCCGTCGTCGCGCGCAATCTGGGTCGCAAAAATTTTAGCGTTGCGGAACACACCGCCGGCAACGGCGTATTTTTGGCCCTTTGCTGTGCAATTGCTAGTATTGTCTTTTCCGTATTCGGCAGTGAGCCTTTCATGCATCTACAAACCGCCAACGCCGATATAGCTTATGGTGGAATACGCTATCTTAAAATCTGTATGTTGCTTTCCGGCGGTCTTTACTTTGAGATCATGTTCGAGCGCATCCTGCAAGCAACCGGCCGAAGCCTGCCGACAATGATCGTTCAGGGGTTCGGCGCAATCTTGAACATAATTCTGGATCCGATATTGATTTTCGGGTATTGCGGTTTTCCGGCCTTCGGGATAGCGGGTGCAGCCTATGCCACCGTAACGAGTCAGCTCATTGCCGCTATCGCAGCCTTTATTTTTAATCACATATTCAACCATGATATTCACCTAAAATTAAAGCATCTGCGCCCTGACAGCAAAATCTTGTGGGAAATATTACGTATAGGCCTGCCGTCCTCTGTTATGGCTTCTATCGGCTCTTTTCTCATTTTCGGACTAAATACAATTATCGGCCGCTTTTCATCAACCGCCGTGGCAGTGTTGGGGATTTATTTTAAAATTCAAAGTTTCCTATTCATGCCGGTCTTCGGTTTGAACAATGCCTCCATACCGATTATCGCCTTTAATTATGGAGCGGAAAAACCGGCAAGAATCAAAAAAACCGTTAAGCTTGCTACAGTCTACGCGGTTATGATCATGCTTTTCGGCTTTATAGGTATGCAAGTATTTGCCGCTGAGCTAATTGAACTGTTTAATCCTACCCCTTTGATGCTGACTATCGGTATCCCCGCTCTACGCAGCATTTCCTACAGCTTTCCTATAGCCGCCGTCTGCGTCACTTTTTCCGGATTTTTTCAAGCCCTCGGCCACGGCACCATAAGCATGATTGTTTCCGTAACCCGGCAGTTGATCGTCATCTTGCCGTTGGCCTATATTATTTCGTTATGGGGAGAGCTTAGTTATATCTGGTGGGCATTTCCCATCGCCGAAGCCGTAGCATTCGTCATGTCCGCATTCGCTTTTCACCGTTTGATTCAAACAACAGTCAATCCTTTGTACATAAAAGACTGA
- the brnQ gene encoding branched-chain amino acid transport system II carrier protein, which produces MQKQLSVRSLLQISFLLFGFFFGAGNLIFPPLMGKLAGGNFVSAILGFAITAVICPVLGILAVAKMGGTPALAAKVSRRFGILFPIVIYLAIGPGLGIPRAGSMPFAMAIQPLLPVSVPVVWARLIYTVLFFALACWLCISPIKMVPRVGKILTPTLLFLILCLFVATLIRLPAHFGPSTGAYQSSTFLNGILDGYNTMDALASLNFGFAIAVAIKSLKLTDDEKVGKKYTYMAAFIAGSLLLVIYAMLTYIGVTTAALWPDTTNGADILRFTSRVALGYGGYLLVITVFSLACLTTCIGLIMSLSQYFSKLIPKISYRAMVILISLISCVLANFGLDAIIKFSLPTLLIMSPVSVVLILLGVGYDFYSNNKHIFTVTIYTCLFFSFVDVINNMNFLPQSLGELLRKLPLSEYSLAWLVPTLLVFVVSFGAGKIFCRQCSTAVVIDQSK; this is translated from the coding sequence ATGCAGAAACAATTATCAGTTCGTTCACTACTACAAATAAGTTTCTTGCTTTTCGGCTTCTTCTTCGGAGCCGGAAATCTAATCTTCCCCCCACTCATGGGTAAGTTGGCAGGAGGCAATTTCGTTTCAGCCATCTTAGGCTTTGCCATAACCGCTGTTATTTGCCCTGTACTAGGTATTCTTGCAGTCGCCAAAATGGGCGGTACACCTGCCTTGGCCGCCAAGGTAAGTCGTCGTTTCGGGATTCTCTTCCCGATCGTTATCTACCTTGCCATCGGCCCCGGTTTGGGTATTCCACGTGCCGGCAGCATGCCCTTTGCCATGGCAATTCAGCCCCTCTTGCCGGTAAGCGTCCCTGTTGTTTGGGCCAGATTGATCTACACTGTTCTGTTTTTCGCGTTAGCTTGCTGGCTCTGCATCAGCCCAATTAAAATGGTGCCGCGCGTAGGTAAAATACTGACACCTACACTGCTTTTCCTAATTCTTTGCCTTTTTGTAGCTACTTTGATCCGTCTCCCAGCTCACTTCGGGCCTTCAACCGGTGCTTATCAAAGTTCCACTTTTTTGAACGGAATATTGGATGGTTACAACACCATGGACGCCTTGGCTTCGCTGAACTTCGGTTTCGCCATCGCCGTGGCTATAAAGTCGCTTAAACTTACGGATGACGAAAAAGTCGGCAAAAAGTACACCTATATGGCCGCTTTCATTGCGGGTTCGCTGCTGCTAGTCATATATGCAATGCTCACCTATATTGGCGTAACTACGGCTGCACTGTGGCCTGATACGACAAACGGAGCGGATATCTTGCGTTTCACCTCAAGGGTGGCTTTGGGTTACGGTGGGTATCTGTTGGTCATAACCGTCTTCAGCTTGGCCTGCTTGACGACCTGCATCGGCTTGATCATGTCCCTGTCGCAATACTTCAGTAAACTTATCCCGAAGATTTCTTATCGCGCGATGGTCATTTTAATAAGCCTTATTTCCTGTGTTTTGGCTAATTTCGGCTTGGATGCCATCATCAAATTCTCTCTGCCAACCTTGTTGATCATGAGTCCGGTATCCGTTGTCTTAATTTTGCTCGGCGTAGGCTACGACTTCTACTCAAACAACAAACATATTTTCACGGTCACTATCTACACCTGCTTATTCTTTAGCTTTGTGGACGTTATCAACAATATGAATTTCTTGCCGCAAAGCCTGGGTGAGTTGCTAAGAAAATTACCTTTGAGCGAATACAGCTTAGCATGGCTGGTTCCGACCTTACTTGTCTTTGTCGTCAGTTTCGGAGCAGGTAAAATATTTTGCCGGCAATGTTCCACTGCAGTCGTAATTGATCAAAGTAAATAA
- a CDS encoding methionine ABC transporter ATP-binding protein, translating into MNENLQTNITRCSESEPMIKIAGLTKIYRVGDRVFKAVDDVSLSVNRSEIFGIIGLSGAGKSTLIRCINRLEEPDEGQILVDGVNITACNRHELYEQRRDIGMIFQNFNLFQQKNVFENIAYPLRIAGRNKAEIKERVEELLDFVMLREKKFAYPTSLSGGQKQRVAIARAIATNPKVLLSDESTSALDPASTAQILDLLRKTVDVYGTSVVLITHQMEVAKDICDRIAVMENGKIIEENDVETLFRRPKTRLAQNLIKTVAVTTEEAPINASDYEGSVYRLSYDEKGAGTPVLSRCIVDCKVDINIIAGNISKVTNTSVGYLYVEILGERQNTEQAVKYLRDRGVVVQEVQHELG; encoded by the coding sequence ATGAATGAGAATTTACAAACAAACATTACAAGATGTTCCGAGAGCGAACCGATGATCAAGATCGCTGGATTGACTAAGATTTACCGTGTTGGAGACCGCGTTTTTAAAGCGGTAGATGATGTTAGCTTGAGTGTAAACCGAAGTGAAATTTTCGGTATCATCGGCTTGAGCGGTGCCGGAAAATCGACTTTGATCCGCTGTATTAATCGCTTGGAAGAACCGGATGAAGGTCAGATTTTAGTTGACGGAGTTAATATAACTGCCTGCAACCGCCATGAACTGTATGAGCAACGACGCGATATCGGAATGATATTTCAAAATTTCAATTTGTTTCAGCAAAAAAATGTTTTTGAAAACATAGCTTATCCGTTGCGCATCGCCGGTCGTAACAAGGCCGAAATAAAGGAACGAGTTGAGGAACTTCTGGATTTTGTAATGTTGCGTGAAAAGAAATTCGCCTATCCGACATCTCTTTCCGGCGGCCAAAAACAGCGGGTTGCCATTGCTAGAGCGATCGCCACCAATCCTAAAGTTTTGCTCAGTGACGAATCAACCTCAGCACTTGATCCGGCCAGCACGGCTCAGATTTTGGATCTCTTGCGCAAAACGGTGGATGTTTACGGCACCTCAGTCGTACTCATCACGCATCAAATGGAAGTAGCCAAGGACATTTGCGATCGAATTGCAGTTATGGAAAATGGCAAAATTATCGAAGAAAACGATGTCGAAACCTTGTTCCGTCGCCCGAAAACGCGGTTGGCGCAAAACTTGATTAAAACGGTAGCGGTTACTACCGAGGAAGCCCCGATTAATGCTTCAGATTATGAGGGCAGCGTTTATCGTCTCAGCTATGATGAAAAGGGGGCTGGCACGCCGGTATTAAGCAGGTGTATTGTTGACTGTAAAGTTGATATAAATATAATCGCCGGTAATATAAGTAAAGTAACCAACACAAGTGTCGGATATTTGTATGTGGAAATTTTGGGTGAGCGACAAAATACCGAGCAGGCGGTCAAATACTTGCGTGACCGTGGTGTCGTAGTACAGGAGGTGCAACATGAATTGGGATAA
- a CDS encoding methionine ABC transporter permease, with protein sequence MNWDNILRLIVPALGQTLYMVGASSLIAVALGLPLAIVLYLTRPDGFYPCRAVYRLLNWFINILRSLPFVILMFLMFPVTRLLVGKIIGSTASIVPIAASAAPFVARLFESHFLEIDRGIIEAARAMGSRTGQIIGRVILPESLPALVNAVTITIINVIAYSAMAGLIGGGGLGDVANVYGYQMRRYDIMYSAVVVIIVIVQIVQHVGNTIAAKLNHK encoded by the coding sequence ATGAATTGGGATAATATTTTACGTTTAATCGTTCCAGCCTTGGGACAAACCTTATACATGGTGGGCGCATCTTCCTTGATTGCCGTAGCTTTGGGGCTGCCGTTAGCGATTGTTCTTTACCTGACTCGCCCTGATGGTTTTTATCCTTGTCGGGCGGTATATCGTCTGCTTAACTGGTTTATCAATATATTGCGTTCTCTGCCGTTTGTTATCTTGATGTTTTTGATGTTTCCGGTCACGCGTCTGTTGGTCGGCAAAATCATCGGTTCGACGGCGTCAATTGTGCCGATAGCCGCTTCGGCGGCCCCGTTTGTGGCACGCTTATTTGAAAGTCATTTTCTGGAGATCGATCGAGGAATAATTGAGGCCGCGCGGGCTATGGGCTCGCGTACTGGCCAAATAATCGGGAGGGTGATATTGCCGGAATCGTTGCCGGCCCTGGTTAACGCTGTCACAATTACGATTATCAACGTCATTGCTTATTCGGCTATGGCGGGACTGATCGGGGGCGGCGGCCTGGGAGATGTGGCCAACGTGTACGGCTACCAGATGCGTCGGTACGACATCATGTACTCTGCCGTCGTAGTAATTATCGTGATTGTGCAGATTGTTCAACACGTCGGCAATACCATTGCTGCTAAGCTTAACCACAAATAA
- a CDS encoding MetQ/NlpA family ABC transporter substrate-binding protein, which yields MKKTLAILSTVISLTLALTACGGNETTSDKTGTASAAASQKLEKIKIGVSSTPHAVIIEKLQPEFKAAGLDVESVIFEDFVQPNIALNDGSLDANYFQHKPYFDAFTKEQKLDLEVLGYVHIEPMGLYSTKYKSVDEIKDGDEILLPNDVTNGARALLLLEKAGLLKLKSDALDVTPLDVKENPKKLKLTQLNAPTIPSAYKDAAAGVINSNFLISAGIDPSTALIREDGKNNPYANLVAVRKGDAAKEKFQKLIKVLTSEKAKEIIKTEFKGEIQPA from the coding sequence ATGAAGAAAACTTTAGCAATATTATCTACTGTAATCAGCCTTACACTTGCGCTTACCGCTTGCGGAGGCAACGAAACGACTTCGGATAAAACCGGGACAGCTTCCGCTGCTGCCAGCCAGAAACTTGAAAAGATTAAAATCGGAGTCAGCTCAACGCCGCACGCTGTAATTATTGAGAAATTACAGCCGGAATTTAAGGCAGCCGGCCTAGATGTGGAAAGTGTAATTTTTGAGGATTTCGTTCAACCGAATATTGCCCTGAACGATGGCTCACTGGATGCCAACTATTTCCAACACAAGCCTTACTTTGATGCTTTTACCAAAGAGCAAAAACTTGATTTGGAAGTCCTCGGCTACGTGCATATTGAACCGATGGGTTTGTATTCAACCAAATATAAGTCAGTTGATGAAATCAAAGACGGCGATGAAATTCTTTTGCCGAATGACGTAACGAACGGCGCCCGCGCTCTGCTTCTTTTGGAAAAGGCCGGTTTACTGAAACTAAAATCCGATGCACTTGACGTTACTCCGTTGGATGTTAAAGAAAATCCGAAAAAACTTAAACTGACCCAATTGAATGCGCCGACCATTCCAAGCGCTTATAAAGATGCGGCTGCCGGGGTCATAAACAGCAATTTCTTGATCAGTGCCGGTATCGATCCGTCCACCGCTTTGATTCGTGAAGACGGTAAAAACAACCCGTATGCCAATTTGGTGGCTGTTCGCAAGGGTGATGCGGCCAAAGAGAAGTTCCAAAAATTAATTAAAGTGCTTACATCAGAAAAGGCGAAAGAAATTATTAAAACTGAGTTTAAAGGTGAAATTCAGCCGGCCTGA